In the Streptomyces spororaveus genome, GCCGGTTCCGATGGCGCCTGACACCTCGACCCAGATCCACAACATCGGCTACCGGTCCTACGACGGACCCCGGCTCGGCCGCGCCTACGCCCGCACGTCACTGTTCTCGCAGTCCCTGCGCGGCGCCTACGGACTCGGCCGCTCCGCCAAGTCCAAGGTCCTCCCGATGATCCTCTTCGCGGTGATGTGCGTGCCCGCGCTGATCATCGTCGCGGTCGCCATCGCGGTGCCCGGCTACACCGACCTGCCGATCAAGTACACGACGTACGCCGTGACCACCCAGGTGATCGTCTACCTCTACTTGGCGTCCCAGGCCCCGCAGTCCGTCTCGCGGGACCTGCGCTTCAAGACGGTGCCGCTCTACTTCTCGCGGCCCATCGAGCGCGTCGACTACGTCGTGGCCAAGTACGCGGCCATGGCCTCGGCCCTGTTCATCCTCACCGCCACCCCGCTGCTGATCATGTGGATCGGCTCGATGCTGGCGAAGTTCGACTTCTCCCACCAGATCAAGGGATTCGGGCAGGGACTCGTGTCGGTTCTGCTGCTGTCGCTGCTCTTCTCGGGCCTCGGCCTGGTGATGGCGGCCCTCACCCCGCGCCGCGGGTTCGGTGTCGCCGCCATCATCGCGGTGCTGCTGATCCCCTTCGGCGCGGTGACCGCGGTCCAGGGCATCGCCTACAGCACCGGCAACACCGGAGCCATCGAGTGGATGGGCCTGTTCTCCCCGATCACCCTCATCGACGGCGTACAGACCGCGTTCCTGAACGCGGACTCCGCCTTCCCCGGCGGCGAGGGCCCCTCGGCCGGTGTCGGAGTCGTCTACCTGCTCGTCGTCCTCGGCCTCATCGTCGGCTCCTACGCCGCCCTGATGGCCCGCTACCGGAAGGCCGGGCTGTGACCATCATCGACATCGACCACACTTCCCGCTGGTTCGGGAACGTCGTCGCCGTCAACGACGTGACCATGCGCATCGGCCCGGGTGTCACCGGGCTGCTGGGCCCCAACGGCGCGGGCAAGTCCACGCTCATCAACATGATGGGCGGCTTCCTCGCCCCCTCCACGGGCACCGTCACCCTCGACGGCGCACCGATCTGGCAGAACGAGCAGGTCTACAAGCAGGTCGGCGTCGTACCCGAGCGCGAGGCCATGTACGACTTCCTCACCGGCCGGGAGTTCGTCGTCGCCAACGCCGAACTCCACGGCCTCGACGACGCGGCAGCCCAGCGGGCGCTCGCCACCGTCGAGATGGAGTACGCCCAGGACCGCAAGATCTCCACCTACTCCAAGGGCATGCGCCAGCGCGTGAAGATGGCCTCGGCCCTCGTCCACGAGCCGTCCGTACTGCTCCTCGACGAGCCGTTCAACGGCATGGACCCGCGTCAGCGCATGCAGCTCATGGACCTGCTGCGGCGCATGGGCGACGAGGGGCGCACCGTCCTGTTCTCCTCCCACATCCTGGAGGAGGTCGAGCAGCTCGCCTCGCACATCGAGGTGGTCGTGGCCGGCCGGCACGCCGCGTCCGGCGACTTCCGCAAGATCCGCCGCCTGATGACGGACCGCCCGCACCGCTACCTCATCCGCTCCTCCGACGACCGGGTCCTCGCCGCGGCCCTGATCGCCGACCCCTCCACCGCCGGCATCGAGGTCGACCTGAAGGAAGGCGCGCTGCGCATCCAGGCCGTCGACTTCGGCCGCTTCACCGAGCTGCTGCCCCGCGTGGCCCGGGAACACGGCATCCGGCTGCTGACGGTCTCGCCCTCCGACGAGTCCCTCGAGTCGGTCTTCTCCTACCTCGTCGCGGCCTGAAAGGAGCTGGCACCCATGTACGAACCCACCGTTGCCCGGCTCACCTACCGGGCCCTGCTCGGCCGGCGCCGCGCGCTGATCCTCTTCGCGCTGCCCGCCCTGCTGATCGTCATCGCCCTCGTCGTCCGTGGCTTCGTCGGCGTGGACGACAAGGTCGCGGCCGACCTCCTCGGGGGCTTCGCCCTCGCCACCATGGTTCCGCTGATCGGCGTCATCGCCGGTACCGGGGCCATCGGGCCCGAGATCGACGACGGCTCCATCGTCTACCTGCTCGCCAAGCCGGTGAAGCGTCCGACGATCATCATGACCAAGCTGACCGTGGCGATCGCCGTCACCATGGTCTTCTCCGCGGTCCCCACCCTGATCGCCGGATTCATCCTCAACGGGAACGGCCAGCAGATCGCCGTCGCCTACACGATCGCCGCCCTCGTGGCCTCGATCGCCTACAGCGCGCTGTTCCTGCTGCTCGGCACCGTCAGCCGGCACGCGGTCGTCTTCGGCCTGGTCTACGCGCTGATCTGGGAGTCGCTTTTCGGCAGCCTGGTCTCCGGAGCCAAGACCCTCAGCGTCCAGCAGTGGGCCCTGTCCGTCGCGGAGAAGGTCGCCGGGAACGGGTACGTCGACGCCACCGTCGGCCTGCCCACCGCCGTGATCCTGCTCTGCGCGGTCACCGTCGGCGCCACCGTCTACGCGGGCCAGAAGCTCCGCCGCCTCACCCTGGCGGGCGAGGAGTAGGGTCTCCCGCCGCAGCACCCGCGAACCTGTGCCCCGCCCGGCCCACCGGCCAGGCGGGGCACAGGTTCGCGCGGCATCATCGGTGCATGGTCGCGCACACCGAGCCGGAGCCTTCCAGGCCCTTGCGGTCCTGGATACGCTCCTCGCCCGGAACGCACGTCTGGCTGCTGATCATCGCCGTCACCAGCATCATCGTCGCGATCGCCCCCGACCGGGTCGACAGCGTCCTGCTCCACCGCAACAGCAGCAACATCAACCAGCTCGTCAAATACCCCGTCCGGGCACTCGTCAGCAGTGCGTTCTGGATCGCGAACCCGGCCTCGCTCGCCCTCTACGTGGTGCTCTTCGAGCTGTTCCACGCCCCCGTCGAACGCTGGCTCGGCACCCTGCGCTGGCTCCTGATCGTCGCGACCGCCCACATCGTCGCCACCTTGATCAGCCAGAAGATCCTGCTGACGGCCATCCAGGACCACCGGGCCCCGCACAGCATGACCCACGTGGTCGACATCGGCGTCAGCTACGGGCTCGCGGCCTCCATCGGTGTCCTCACCTACCGGCTCCCCGGCCCCTGGAAATGGTTCTACCTGGCGGGAGCGGTCGCCTTCTTCGGGATCCCCCTGGTCACCGGCGGTACCTTCACCGACCTCGGACACGCCATCGCGCTCTCCGTCGGCCTGCTCGCCTGGCCGCTCACCCGCAACGTCGTTTCACGTGAAACATGACGGGGATCTAGGGGGTGTCCGCCTCCGGCTCCGCTGTGGCGAGACCGTGCTCCCAGGCCCAGGCGGCGATTCCCACCCGGTTGCGGGCCCCCAGCTTGGCCTGGACGTTCGCGATGTGGGTCTTGGCCGTCCCCGCGGTGATGTACAGCTCCGCGCCGATCTCGGCGTTGGTGAGCCCTCGCGCCACCAGGCGCACGATGTCCACCTCCCGCTCCGTCAGCGGATGCGCCGCGGGCCGGGCGACCGGACCCGACTGCGTCAGCCGGCTGAGCAGCCGCACCGTGATCTGGGGGCTGATCAGGGTGTCACCCGCCATCGCCGCCCGCACCCCTTCGATCAGCAGCGCCGGCCCGGACCGCTTCAGCAGGAAGCCGCAGGCGCCGTTGCGCAACGCGGTGTGCACGTACTCGTCCAGGTCGAAGGTGGTCACCACCACCACGCGCGTCGTCGGCGCCAGCAGCCGCGTCACCTCCAGCCCGTCGAGCCGCGGCATCCGGATGTCCGCCAGCACCACATCGGGCCGCAGTTCCCGGGCCAGGGCCACCGCGCTCTCGCCGTCCGCGGCCTCCCCCACCACGGTCATGTCCGGCTGCGAATCGAGGATCAGCCGGAAACCGCTGCGGATGTCCTCTTGGTCATCGGCTATCAGGATGCGTGTGGTCACGCCGCAATGATCACCCGAGGGCGTCCTCCCGCGCCGGGAAGACGGCGCAAACCCGCCACCCGCCGTCGGCACTCGCGCCGGCCCCCAGTGTCCCGCCCGCTGCCTCCACCCGGCCGCGCAGACCGGCCAGCCCGGTTCCGCCCCGTCGCCGCAGCCCCAGCCCCAGCCGTCCGCCCGCGCCGCCCCGGGGCGGCGCGGAGTTGGCCACGCTCAGCTCGATCCCCTCAGCGACCCGCCGCAGGCCCACCCGTACGAGCGCCGCCCCGGGCGCGTGCCGGCGTACGTTCGTCAAGGCCTCCACGGCCACCCGGTAGGCGGTGGTGTCCGCCTCCCGCGACAACTCCCGGACCGCCGCCCAATCGGCCTCCAGCACTCCGCCCTCGAACCGCTCCACGAGCCCCGGCAACTCCGAGGTCCCCGGGATCGGGGCGGACCGCGCGCCGGCCGCCTCCCGCAGCGCGTGCACCGTCCGGTCCATCGAGGCGAGCGCGCCGAGCCCCGCCGCCTCGATCCGCTCCAGTGCGCGGACCGCCTGCTCGGGGTCCTTGTCCGCCACGAACCTGGCCGCTTGTGCCTGCACCACGATGGCGCTCACGTCGTGCGCCACGAAGTCGTGCAGATCCCGGGCAAGTTCCAGCTGCTGGTCGCGCCGGCTGTCCCGGACGGCCTGGCGCATCCGGCTCGCCTGACGGCGCAGATACCCCCCGGCCGCCAGCGCGCCGAGCGCGGGCGCCGCCCAGAACGCCACCGCCCCGCAGATCTCCAGCCACGACGCCGTTCCCCACATCAGCGGTACGGGCCACACCGCGACGGCCGCCACGCCCAGAGAGGCCGCGACGGCCCCCGGATGCACCGGGGACCAGCGGGCAACCAGCACCAGCAGCGGCAGCAGGAGACCCACCCAGATCAGCGACCACGCCGGGGACGCACCCAGGAACGCCGCGAGGAGGCCGACGACGCCGGCCAGGGCCAGTAACGGGGCATACGCGGCACGGAGGTTGGCGGTCATGCCCCGACCCTACGAGCGCACCCCGGAGTCCGGCCATCTGCCGATCGGCAGAGCCGTACGGGCCGCCGTGGACCCGTCGGCCTGCTGATCGGCGGATGGCTGCGAAGGCCCCGGCCGACCAGGCTTGAGTCATCAACCAGCCCCTCCTGAAATGGACTTGGAAGATGACCTCCGACAACGCCGTCCGCACCTCGCACACCGTGCCCGGAGTCTCTCCGGGGATGCGCAGGCTCGCCCGGCTCACCTCGCTGACCGTGCTCCCCAGCTGTGTGTGGCGGCTCGCGATCGCGGTCGGCATTCCCATGGGCTGGGGCCCGGGCAGCGATCTGCACCACTCGTACTACCCCGGCTCCGCGTCC is a window encoding:
- a CDS encoding ABC transporter permease, yielding MAPDTSTQIHNIGYRSYDGPRLGRAYARTSLFSQSLRGAYGLGRSAKSKVLPMILFAVMCVPALIIVAVAIAVPGYTDLPIKYTTYAVTTQVIVYLYLASQAPQSVSRDLRFKTVPLYFSRPIERVDYVVAKYAAMASALFILTATPLLIMWIGSMLAKFDFSHQIKGFGQGLVSVLLLSLLFSGLGLVMAALTPRRGFGVAAIIAVLLIPFGAVTAVQGIAYSTGNTGAIEWMGLFSPITLIDGVQTAFLNADSAFPGGEGPSAGVGVVYLLVVLGLIVGSYAALMARYRKAGL
- a CDS encoding ABC transporter ATP-binding protein, giving the protein MTIIDIDHTSRWFGNVVAVNDVTMRIGPGVTGLLGPNGAGKSTLINMMGGFLAPSTGTVTLDGAPIWQNEQVYKQVGVVPEREAMYDFLTGREFVVANAELHGLDDAAAQRALATVEMEYAQDRKISTYSKGMRQRVKMASALVHEPSVLLLDEPFNGMDPRQRMQLMDLLRRMGDEGRTVLFSSHILEEVEQLASHIEVVVAGRHAASGDFRKIRRLMTDRPHRYLIRSSDDRVLAAALIADPSTAGIEVDLKEGALRIQAVDFGRFTELLPRVAREHGIRLLTVSPSDESLESVFSYLVAA
- a CDS encoding ABC transporter permease; the encoded protein is MYEPTVARLTYRALLGRRRALILFALPALLIVIALVVRGFVGVDDKVAADLLGGFALATMVPLIGVIAGTGAIGPEIDDGSIVYLLAKPVKRPTIIMTKLTVAIAVTMVFSAVPTLIAGFILNGNGQQIAVAYTIAALVASIAYSALFLLLGTVSRHAVVFGLVYALIWESLFGSLVSGAKTLSVQQWALSVAEKVAGNGYVDATVGLPTAVILLCAVTVGATVYAGQKLRRLTLAGEE
- a CDS encoding rhomboid-like protein translates to MVAHTEPEPSRPLRSWIRSSPGTHVWLLIIAVTSIIVAIAPDRVDSVLLHRNSSNINQLVKYPVRALVSSAFWIANPASLALYVVLFELFHAPVERWLGTLRWLLIVATAHIVATLISQKILLTAIQDHRAPHSMTHVVDIGVSYGLAASIGVLTYRLPGPWKWFYLAGAVAFFGIPLVTGGTFTDLGHAIALSVGLLAWPLTRNVVSRET
- a CDS encoding response regulator, with amino-acid sequence MTTRILIADDQEDIRSGFRLILDSQPDMTVVGEAADGESAVALARELRPDVVLADIRMPRLDGLEVTRLLAPTTRVVVVTTFDLDEYVHTALRNGACGFLLKRSGPALLIEGVRAAMAGDTLISPQITVRLLSRLTQSGPVARPAAHPLTEREVDIVRLVARGLTNAEIGAELYITAGTAKTHIANVQAKLGARNRVGIAAWAWEHGLATAEPEADTP
- a CDS encoding sensor histidine kinase — its product is MTANLRAAYAPLLALAGVVGLLAAFLGASPAWSLIWVGLLLPLLVLVARWSPVHPGAVAASLGVAAVAVWPVPLMWGTASWLEICGAVAFWAAPALGALAAGGYLRRQASRMRQAVRDSRRDQQLELARDLHDFVAHDVSAIVVQAQAARFVADKDPEQAVRALERIEAAGLGALASMDRTVHALREAAGARSAPIPGTSELPGLVERFEGGVLEADWAAVRELSREADTTAYRVAVEALTNVRRHAPGAALVRVGLRRVAEGIELSVANSAPPRGGAGGRLGLGLRRRGGTGLAGLRGRVEAAGGTLGAGASADGGWRVCAVFPAREDALG